AAAATTACACAAAAAATTggaatcaattaaaattttaatcgagactaaataaaaaaaaaatgccctcATCATTACATCTAGATTACTCTCTTAGGAGACATTTagatcattaaaatttaaaacctTTATATTAACTATCTAAAATTCAAATCATGCAAGTAatgaaaaggaaaaaggaaaaattagagATAGCCACCTCCAATTTGTAGCTAAGGCTTAATATAATCGAGATCCAAGACATCATCTCCGTAATGACAATGATTAAGTTTCCAACTTAGTATTAAAAGTCATAATAGAATAAAATATCCTATAATTAGTATTTGTGAGTATAAATTTTAGACTTTAAAATTTGATTTAtgtagatttggacaaattttaatacaattttatactacattttattcaaattcaatacaattctAAATCCACGACTTtttcaaacaaattaaaaataaaataaagacaaATTAGTACCGTCAAACATACAACAAACTTATAAATAAATACATGGACAACAATATTTTCATTCTTCCGCCCCAATCGAGTGGCTCAAGTAGTAAGGGTGACTTGTGACTTTGTGACCTCAAACTCACAGATTTGATTTCCCCTCAAGAATTTACCCTAATGAATTACAAGAAGTGCGTTAATGGATGGAtgattattaaaataataaaaataataatattttcattccTCCAATTAACAATTTCTATTTTCGTGATTTCGTTCTTACCTATCAAACAAATCATAAATAATTATCTGCAATCCGTTAAGCTAAAATATATAGAATGAAACCAACCGGAATTGAAACAGATACAATAAATGGGGATGCAGTTTAATCACCCAAAAGGAAAAGCAACCCATTTTATTAATGGGTGGCAAAATTGTaagggaggggaggggaggggtcAAAGGGGGGTGGGGTTGAACAGGGAAGTGTGCTGTGCAATAATAATATATGCTCTCTTTTCATATGCTTAGCTTTAAAGTGCTTCATCCATCCGGTGTGACTTCTTTCTCATTAACACCTTCTTCAAGCTGTGTGCTGCCGCAGTGCTTGCCTGTGGTccatgcagagagagagagaggagagagagagagagagagagagagagagagagagagagatgcatgcatggaattttcatttcattcatgcatgcacgaGACCTTCAAATGTTAATTTCATGGAACTTCCAAAAACTGTGCATTTCATTTTTTTCTGGTTAGATCATCACACTACGTGACACCACCCCCATCAAATTCCCTATCATATGATTTCACGACACCCCATGATTTTAACCATTTGGATTTTGGACTTTtaaaaacaaaaacccaaaagataaaaaataaaagcaaagaaaATCCCAACGTACCcctttttaattattttgttaaacAAGGGTAAAAAGGAGCAGAGGCCTTTTTGGGGAAGAGGGAACAGAACCCACCTGTGTTGTGGCGCAGCATATGGCGACACCCGCTTTCCAGGCGATCTCTGCAGCTCCCCCAACCCAGCTACGCTCCCCCCACCCACCATCACTCCTCATAACGTTTAGTTTGCCCACTCTCTCTCCCATGGCAACGGCTATTTTTCTCTTCCTCGCGGCGGTGGCGGTCGTCGCTGCCGCCGCGCAACTCCGCTCCGAGACGGTCGGGGAAGTGGAAGCGGAAGCGTTGCTCTCCTTCAAGCGGGACCTGCACGATCCGCTCGGCGCGTTAGACGGCTGGGACTCGTCCACGCCCCTCGCGCCCTGCGACTGGCGCGGCGTCCTCTGTTACGGCGGCCGTGTTCGCGAGCTCCGCCTGCCGCGTCTCAACCTCGCCGGCCGACTCACTGAGCGCATTGCTGACTTGCGCGAGCTGCGCAGGTTGAGCCTCCGCTCCAACTTCTTCAACGGCTCTATTCCTGCTTCCCTTTCTCAGTGCGCTCTGTTACGCGCTGTTTATCTGCAGAACAACTCATTCTCCGGCGCGATACCACCGGCGATGGCAAATCTCAGCAATCTCCAGGTGCTCAGCGTCGCGAATAATTTTCTCTCCGGGGGAGTCTCCGGCCTCCTTCCGAGGAGCCTCCGGTACCTCGACCTGTCCTCCAACGCCTTTTCCGGCGAAGTACCGGCGAACTTATCGGCTCAGCTTGAGCTCATTAACCTGTCGTTCAATAAGTTTTCCGGCGAGGTCCCGGCGAGCATTGGGGGGCTTCAGCGGCTGCAGTATCTGTGGCTGGACTCGAACTTTCTGTACGGGACTCTGCCTTCGGCAGTGGCGAACTGTTCCTCTCTGGTGCATTTTAGCGCCGAAAACAATGCGCTCAAAGGTTTTGTGCCGGCGACCATCGGAGAGATTCCAAAGCTGCAAGTGCTTTCGTTGTCGCGTAACCAACTGTCCGGTACGGTCCCCACTTCTCTGTTCTGCAACGTCTCTGTCAATTCGCCGTCGCTGAGAGTCATCCAAATGGGGTTTAATGCTTTCACGAGCATCGCTGAGCCGCAAAATGCTTCCCCGCGTTTTGGGGCTTTGGAGATTTTGGACCTGCAACAGAATCACATGAATGGAGTATTTCCATCTTGGTTGATTAATGTGTCTACGCTTAGAGCGCTGGATTTTTCCGGCAACTTCTTCTCGGGTACATTACCGGCCGGAATAGGCAATTCATTGACATTGAAGGAGCTCAGGGTGGCCAATAATTCGCTTTACGGTGAAGTGCCTGCCGGTATTCAAAAATGTAGTTCGTTGCAGGTTCTGGATCTCGAAGGAAATCGATTTACGGGTCAGATTCCGGCGTTTTTGGGGGAACTAAGAGGGTTAAAGATGTTATCGTTAGGCAGAAATGGGTTTTCTGGTTCGATTCCGGCGAGCTATGGAAACCTTTCAGAGTTGGAAGCTTTGAATCTCGGCGGTAACAACTTAACGGGGAATGTGCCGGAAGAGTTGATGAAACTGAGCAACTTGAGCACTTTGATTCTTAGCTACAACAAGTTCTTCGGTGGGGTTCCCTACGGTATCGGGAACTTGAAGGGGTTGCTTGTTCTGAACTTGAGCGGCTGTGGGTTTTCAGGAAGGATTCCAACGAGTACTGGGAGCTTGATGAAACTCACGGTTCTGGATTTGAGTCATCAAAAACTCTCCGGAGAGGTGCCGATTGAACTCTTTGGGTTGCCGAATCTGCAAGTTGTTGCTCTGGAAGAGAACGAGTTAAGTGGGGAAGTTCCCGAAGGTTTTAGCAGTTTACTGGGCTTGAAGTATCTAAATCTGACGTCCAATGCTTTCTCCGGTGAGATCCCGACGACGTACGGATTTCTAAGGTCTCTGGTTGCTTTGTCGCTGTCCCGTAATCGTATCTCTGGAAAGATTCCGGCAGAGCTTGGCAACTGCTCTGCTCTAGAAGTACTTGAACTCCGGTCGAACCATTTAACGGGTGCATTGCCCGGTGCTCTCTCTCGACTCTCTCATTTGAAAATGCTTGATTTGGGTCAGAATAGTTTGGGAGGAGAAGTTCCAGAGGACATCCACAAATTATCTTCTTTGAGTTCTCTGTTGTTGGATGCTAATCACCTTTCAGGCCTCATACCAGACTCAATCTCAAAACTATCAAACCTCACAGTGCTGGATCTATCATCAAACAGATTAACCGGAGCAATTCCGGCGAACCTTTCGATTAATCCCGTGTTAAAGTACTTGAATCTATCGCAGAATAACCTGGAAGGCGAAATTCCAAAAATGCTGGCTTCGCAGTTCAATGATCCTTCTGTGTTCGCGATGAATCCGAACCTGTGCGGGAAACCATTAGGTAAGGAATGCAGAAATGTCACTACGAAGAGGAGGGTGAGACTCATTGTGCTAATATGTGTAACAGCGGGCGGAGCTTGCCTTCTCGTGCTCTGTTTCTGCGGCTACGTCCTCGGCCTCCTCCGCTGGTGGCGCAAGAGACTCCGAAGTGGAGCTGCCGCGGCAGCAGCCGGGGAGAAGAAGCGCAGCCCCGGCCGCGCAAGCTCCGGCCGCGGAAGCAGCGAGAACGGAGGCCCCCCAAAGCTCGTAATGTTCAACAACAAAATCACATACGCAGAGACACTCGAAGCCACGAGACAATTCGACGAGGAAAATGTCCTGAGCAGAGGGAAATACGGACTCGTGTTCAAAGCCACTTACCCAGACGGAATGGTGCTCTCAATCCGCCGCCTCCCTGACGGATCCACAGACGAGGGCGTTTTCAGGAAAGAAGCAGAATCCCTTGGCAGAGTAAAGCACCGGAACCTCACCGTCCTCCGCGGCTACTACGCCGGGCCGCCGGATATCAGGCTCCTTGTCTACGACTACATGCCCAACGGAAACCTCGCAACTCTTCTCCAGGAGGCCTCTCATCAGGACGGCCATGTCCTGAATTGGCCAATGCGCCACTTAATTGCCCTCGGTATCGCTCGCGGGTTGGCCTTCCTCCATTCCGCCTCAGTGATTCATGGCGACGTTAAGCCCCAAAACGTGCTCTTCGACGCCGATTTCGAAGCCCATCTCTCCGATTTCGGACTGGGTCGCCTGACGCCGGCGACGCCGGCGGAGGCTTCCTCATCGTCTACCCCAGTTGGGTCTCTCGGGTACGTGTCCCCGGAAGCTACATTAACGGGGCAGGCGACGAAGGAAGCGGATGTTTACAGTTTCGGAATTGTGTTATTGGAGATACTGACGGGGAAGAAGCCGGTGATGTTTACCCAAGATGAAGATATCGTGAAGTGGGTGAAGAGACAGTTGGAGAGAGGTCAAGTGTCTGAGCTTCTCGAGCCGGGATTGCTGGAATTGGATCCGGAGTCATCGGAGTGGGAAGAATTTTTGCTGGGGATCAAAGTGGGATTGCTCTGTACGGCGCCTGATCCTCTTGATCGGCCGTCGATGGCGGACGTCGTCTTTATGCTTGAAGGCTGCCGAATTGGGCCGGACATTCCGTCGTCGGCCGACCCTACGTCTCTCCCTTCTCCGGTGTGAAGAAATTATTAAtttgaacctttttttttttttttttagagtgtCGCCATTACTTCTTCTCCATAGAAGTCATTGACCacattttcttcctttttatgTGCTCTTCTGTTTTGCATTTTTtccattattaattaatttaaaatctCTTTGGTTCATTTTAACcttaattttttccctttttttaatTACTGTTTCAAACTTATTATTTTCAAACATATAAGAAAGAGTTATAAAgagactttaaaattttaaaattataataattttatcaaATTACCTGTGTATAAAtaatttgtaaatattgtaattataTTAAAAGATTATTTATCACTCTGAGTACATTTTAGAACTAATAATGTTGAATTAAAGCTaacttttttttcttaattaatattagAGATTCTTAAGaaacacaaatatgttaaatgaGAATACATTTGTCTTTTTAATTCATAATAGAGATTGTAAAGAAAGGAATGCAACTTCTTAAATTGAATTAtgacatttaattaattttttaaaataataaaaaggttgtcaatatatttttagaaattggaatattcatattcaataaaaatatattttggaCTTCATCtttatttcaaatattattttgaattgaaaactacattaaatatgattaccttttagaaataaaaataccaataacatataaattaaaaattttgtccaTTTATTCAttatacattttattttattttttcatcttcCTTTGTGGCTAAACAAGAAAagatattgtatatattttttctccttacaatattttctcttatatttggAGAGATCTTAAATTGTATTAGATttagataagatataatataaaattgtattgaaatttatccaaatccactcaaatctaaatttaaagttCGAAATTTATGCTCTTTAGAGTTAGGGGTGACAATACAAGTCAAAATGTTCGTCTATTTAGATCGAGTTTGGATTTGAAATAAGGCGACTCGTTTATAAATAAGTCAACCTAAAGCCAACCTATTTAATAAATGGGTTAGGCAAGCTTGTGTTGTGAATGAcccatttacattttttttttttttttgcttttgggTTCTTTAGCCTTTGGGCCGTCCACTTTTAAGatattttcttatttaaaaaataagtcaatTTTAatgaaatattaaagaaaaatttaaaataaataaattatatttttaagcaGGTACTTAACGAATATCTATTTATTAAACGTCTGAGTTTGGGTTTATAAATTAGTCATATGTTAATAAACGAGACAATCCAAACTTGAATCTGTTTAACCTCCACCCATTTGTTACCTGCTCAAATTCGACCTGTCAACCCATTTTGTCACTCCTAccaaatacaatatcaaagttGCTAACAAGATCTAAaggtttgaaaaagaaaaataaaagggatCTCCCAAAAATTTTAGGTAGACAAGTGGTACCTCCCTTACCCACCCTTATTGATTAAACACATCAATTATTAGGCCCACATTGATGACTTGCGAAAATGTCTTTCTTGTGTTTGGTTCatttattgggaaaaaaaaaataattttagataaaatcaatctcaatttAAATGGCATCTTTCTCCGCAACATAAGAAATCTTTATCTCTAAATTGGAGCATAGCAAAATGTATCTGAAATCATTCTTTACCTTTTTTAAACCAAAGCTCTTACTTTAGATTAAATCTACAAATATTGAAATCCTTTCGAATTGCACAGCTTAACTCATAATCATCATATCAATGGTTAATGCATTCAAAATATTTATGCTTTAGACAATCTCTTCATCTCCAGCTTAAACGCTAAGAAGTTCAAGGTCTTTTCATATTGAACTAAGTTATTGCTCACAATTGAATCTCATACTTCTTGAATAAAGTCATCTCAAGTCTTCACATCAAAATTCTTAACAATTTTGGTCCTCCTTTCTATTTATCTCTCTATTCTTTTCTTGTTTTAACTAGATATAAGCAAAAATTACATATTTGAAAGTTACTTCTTTAGCTCTCATTAATTTAGCATGTGGATGGAAAATAATACAAGCAAAGATTTAATTTgaccaaaataaaaatataaattaatcaataatttaaatataaacaaCTTTCCATTGACACACTAGCACATGTTAGTCAATGTTAAATGGTCACACTATGAATACAAAAATCAAAACAtggaaaaatgagagagagagagagagagagagagagagagagagtatagtgatcctaaaaaaagttaaaaaaattattattattaaaaatttaaattaaattaaatttatatttatatttaaaaaaatataaattaattaattgaatcaataattagtattaattaaataatataatataatataataatagtataatattataatgatatatatattatatcctGAAGGATCTCAGAATCCCTCTGGTGGAAGAAAACACAGAGGCGCCCCTTTCGTCTCCTccgtcccctctctcccactctcctcagtCTCATCTCCGATATTTGGCCAAtcgaaaattcgaaaataccattgggttcctatcACCGCCACCGACAATCTTACTAAAGCGGATTTGTCGTATAAGCGGCGTAAACATATCTCCTGTGGTAAGGTTAATtatcaaacttacctcaatttctcttaaaccataagctcaattaatgaacgaaaattgtcaggaaattcatggggagattctctacaatctagttggagtaagttttcgaattggagctccgaggtaccaatcctaaatcgggggtaagtttaataatttaggctttattaggctatttagggcaTTCAGAGCTTAGAAAAaatttagggaaagttactctagggattgtgatgagtaatgtagtgaaatttgaattttagggttttagggatttggAACGTAGTGGGGCGTAGGCCCGGGTGTTAACgagctttttcaggaatcagataaggggattaagttaagtcagtaattttatgaaatttgaatcaatttaattgttacgtttatataaatatatttatttatttatttattcattttggaGTTTAAAGGcgattttgaaaaccaaccgttcgaaatgaattttacaaacttaggatatatgatatggtatttttgaat
The sequence above is a segment of the Malania oleifera isolate guangnan ecotype guangnan chromosome 8, ASM2987363v1, whole genome shotgun sequence genome. Coding sequences within it:
- the LOC131162929 gene encoding probable LRR receptor-like serine/threonine-protein kinase At4g36180 yields the protein MATPAFQAISAAPPTQLRSPHPPSLLITFSLPTLSPMATAIFLFLAAVAVVAAAAQLRSETVGEVEAEALLSFKRDLHDPLGALDGWDSSTPLAPCDWRGVLCYGGRVRELRLPRLNLAGRLTERIADLRELRRLSLRSNFFNGSIPASLSQCALLRAVYLQNNSFSGAIPPAMANLSNLQVLSVANNFLSGGVSGLLPRSLRYLDLSSNAFSGEVPANLSAQLELINLSFNKFSGEVPASIGGLQRLQYLWLDSNFLYGTLPSAVANCSSLVHFSAENNALKGFVPATIGEIPKLQVLSLSRNQLSGTVPTSLFCNVSVNSPSLRVIQMGFNAFTSIAEPQNASPRFGALEILDLQQNHMNGVFPSWLINVSTLRALDFSGNFFSGTLPAGIGNSLTLKELRVANNSLYGEVPAGIQKCSSLQVLDLEGNRFTGQIPAFLGELRGLKMLSLGRNGFSGSIPASYGNLSELEALNLGGNNLTGNVPEELMKLSNLSTLILSYNKFFGGVPYGIGNLKGLLVLNLSGCGFSGRIPTSTGSLMKLTVLDLSHQKLSGEVPIELFGLPNLQVVALEENELSGEVPEGFSSLLGLKYLNLTSNAFSGEIPTTYGFLRSLVALSLSRNRISGKIPAELGNCSALEVLELRSNHLTGALPGALSRLSHLKMLDLGQNSLGGEVPEDIHKLSSLSSLLLDANHLSGLIPDSISKLSNLTVLDLSSNRLTGAIPANLSINPVLKYLNLSQNNLEGEIPKMLASQFNDPSVFAMNPNLCGKPLGKECRNVTTKRRVRLIVLICVTAGGACLLVLCFCGYVLGLLRWWRKRLRSGAAAAAAGEKKRSPGRASSGRGSSENGGPPKLVMFNNKITYAETLEATRQFDEENVLSRGKYGLVFKATYPDGMVLSIRRLPDGSTDEGVFRKEAESLGRVKHRNLTVLRGYYAGPPDIRLLVYDYMPNGNLATLLQEASHQDGHVLNWPMRHLIALGIARGLAFLHSASVIHGDVKPQNVLFDADFEAHLSDFGLGRLTPATPAEASSSSTPVGSLGYVSPEATLTGQATKEADVYSFGIVLLEILTGKKPVMFTQDEDIVKWVKRQLERGQVSELLEPGLLELDPESSEWEEFLLGIKVGLLCTAPDPLDRPSMADVVFMLEGCRIGPDIPSSADPTSLPSPV